The Halobacillus ihumii genomic sequence AGCCGCTGACACTGCCGCTTTGAGTTCTTCAAATACCCGCTCTTCCTCCTTCTCATAAGGAGGAAGGCTCTCCGTCACACCGTAATGTAGAAAATAGGGTGTCATACTTGAATCAACGACAATATTCTCTGGGCAAATCAGTAAGTTTAATCTATTCAACTGGTGATCCTCTACTTTTTTGACCAATTGATCAGCAAATAGCCATTTAGCATACTCCTGCTTTTTATGTATGTGCTTAAAATCGATAAACGATGAAGGAATATGTACGGTTATGTTTAACTCATCTTCATCCATTTGAACTTCCTTAGTTAATTCATGATCAGCATCACGAATTAATTCAATTTCAAGCTGATCCTGCAGTCTAAGCCGAGCTCTTTGAAATGTAATAAGAAAAGAATCATCCCGCTTCTCCAGAACGGCTTCCGTTTTTTCATGAAAATAGGATTGTTTTACATCTGACATTGCACGCTGCTCCTTTTGAATGCTTACAAAATTTCTAATTTATCTCCAGAAGTGATGCCACTCTCTTCCAAAGTGACATTTCCAGCACAAACCATCTGCTTATTCACCACACGCACCCAATCCCCGTCGCGAGGAGGAATGTCTAATTGGGAAACCTGCCAAACGATATCGATTAATCTCTTTACCGTGGAACGGCTGGATAATCGTAATTCCAGTTCTTTCTTATGATAGTTTTGTAAATTGATAGATACTTGGATGTACATAGGGGACTCTCTCCCTTCTATTCAAGGCCTTCTACGGTATAATCAATGTTATGTTCTTCTGCCAGCTTTTCCATGCCCTTTTTATACTCATTAATCGTCGCTTGGGCGTCGGCTATTTGTCGATTCGAGCTATCCATAAGAGCTTGATCTTTTCTTTTAAGTGCTTCGACAGCGTCCTCAAATCCATTAAGTTGTTTTTTCGCTCCCTCTAAATACTGTTGATGTAAACCTTGTAATTTCTTTGTTTCAGGTTGAATAATTTGAAGTTTATCTACTGCTTTCCTATATGTAGGAAGTATCTCTTCTTCTAATGCTTGTTTTAAAGTTTCGTCATTCGTGTAATTACTTCCTGTAACACTATGTAATCTCGTTAGTGTTTGCTCTTCTAACTCTCCAATTGGTTCAAGCTCTTCATTAACATAGTTGAGAAAATCATTTTGAACAGGTGTCGCGGATTCAGAGCAACCCGCGATAAAAAATATAAAGCATAATCCATAAACAATTCGGTTCCACATTTTCATTACCCTTTCAGATATTCTCAATTCTGAATTTTATTAATCTATAAATTTTATCACTTTATTTGTTGAACACCTTTTAAATAATTTTTCTTAAATCTTGGGTATATTTTCTTATAGATAAGAATAGCAACCGCAATACCAGGGACGGTTGAAATTAAAGCTAAGAAGCCATTAGGATGAACAATAACGCCAACCAGAATAAAATAAATTGTAAACAAAAAAAGAAAACTATATATAAAGAGAAATAATATGTTGAAGTAAACTAAACTTAATATCTTCGCTTTATTCCCCTTTAAAGTTTCGTTCTTGCTCAACTGCCAATTATTCTTAACTTCTTGGAATGAATTCTTAAAAGGTTCAATCATAAAATTCATGTCGTGAACATCCTTTAAATAAGTTTCTTTAACTCTCTACGAAAAGCGATTTCACCATCCGTTATAAGCCCTTGATGGACTACTTCTCTAATTTGACTATGATCAAAAAAAACATTCGTATCATTTGAAATATGACCTTGTGGATATGGACACGCTACATAATCCCATATTTTATCGTTATTTGCTTGCTCTTGCTTTCTTCCATAAATCATAACTGCCTGTTCTACAAATTCTAAGGTTACTACGGTTCCAATAGGCAATAACTCTTCACCTTTTGGAATGTTTAGCGAATTAAAATTCTCAGCCATAAGATAACAGTCTCCCTATTTTAAACTCTACTTAATTCTCTGATTCTGTCTCGAAGCTTATGCCAAGCCTGACACCAAATACAAAACGCAAATCCAAAACTGTTTCTTTACCGATTTTAGCTTCTCCCCCAATACTTCCTGCAGAGGCTCCTAAAGTGAATTTGGTATTAATATCAGTAAAAGGGATACCAATTATTGGGGACACTTCTCCCTCTACTACTGCTGCTTTAGCAGCTACCCCAATTGAGGAATTATCTACTCCTGCATATGCTTTAGCATTTCCGATGGTTCCTCTAACTTCG encodes the following:
- a CDS encoding DUF4176 domain-containing protein is translated as MAENFNSLNIPKGEELLPIGTVVTLEFVEQAVMIYGRKQEQANNDKIWDYVACPYPQGHISNDTNVFFDHSQIREVVHQGLITDGEIAFRRELKKLI
- a CDS encoding EsaB/YukD family protein, with the protein product MYIQVSINLQNYHKKELELRLSSRSTVKRLIDIVWQVSQLDIPPRDGDWVRVVNKQMVCAGNVTLEESGITSGDKLEIL